The proteins below come from a single Chitinophaga pinensis DSM 2588 genomic window:
- a CDS encoding polyprenol monophosphomannose synthase — translation MEKLVIIPTYNEKDNIRNIIDAVFALRQNFHILIVDDGSPDGTGNIVRNLQQSHSGELFLVERSGKQGLGTAYIHGFKWALEKGYQYIFEMDADFSHSPADLNRLYDACAKEGGDVSVGSRYVKGGKTENWPWDRAVLSYGASVYVRFVTWIRVKDATAGFVCYKRQVLEAINLDAIRFVGYAFQIEMKFTAWKLGFKIKEVPITFKDRKEGYSKMSKGIIKEGVLGVLKIQWESLFRKYERRVRNSE, via the coding sequence TTGGAAAAGCTCGTCATAATTCCCACGTACAATGAGAAGGATAACATCCGCAACATCATTGACGCGGTTTTTGCCCTGCGACAAAACTTTCATATACTGATCGTGGACGACGGTTCGCCCGATGGCACCGGTAATATTGTTAGGAATTTGCAGCAGTCCCACTCCGGCGAATTATTCCTGGTAGAAAGAAGTGGCAAACAGGGCTTAGGCACCGCCTATATCCATGGCTTCAAATGGGCTCTTGAAAAGGGATATCAGTACATTTTTGAAATGGACGCTGATTTCTCTCACAGTCCGGCTGACCTGAACAGGCTCTATGATGCCTGTGCGAAGGAAGGTGGCGATGTGTCTGTCGGTTCCCGCTATGTAAAAGGTGGTAAAACCGAAAACTGGCCATGGGACAGAGCTGTGCTCTCCTACGGTGCCTCTGTGTACGTACGTTTTGTTACCTGGATAAGGGTAAAAGACGCTACTGCCGGCTTCGTCTGCTATAAAAGACAGGTATTGGAAGCCATTAACCTGGATGCTATCCGGTTTGTGGGCTATGCCTTTCAGATAGAAATGAAATTCACGGCCTGGAAGTTAGGTTTCAAAATCAAAGAAGTACCTATCACTTTCAAAGACCGTAAAGAAGGATATTCCAAAATGAGTAAAGGCATCATCAAAGAAGGTGTCCTGGGAGTACTCAAAATTCAATGGGAAAGCCTGTTCCGCAAGTATGAAAGACGCGTAAGAAATAGCGAATAA
- a CDS encoding UbiA family prenyltransferase — protein MRGLFNFIIFSSIYVACIAIVMIWQTNALLHVQNINRAYYFFVFCATMCSYNFHWYLTPADYSGSERILWGARHKNLQLGLCAVGAIGAMYGFWLLKAHWLALSGAAVLTFLYSAPKLPQKAFIWLRKIAIGKTLFLTTVWIYVTTVMPVLIEQIPYSHHLLLFALHRFFLVYALCILFDYRDLESDKKEGIRSLITWLSPRNLKKLYITSLILSALFALALYPVDNWLLTAVLLAPVLITTLITRYTLKTRSDHYYYFVVDGMVMLSSLLHFIIANI, from the coding sequence ATGCGCGGCCTGTTCAATTTTATTATTTTCTCTTCTATCTATGTCGCCTGTATTGCCATCGTCATGATATGGCAGACCAATGCCCTGTTGCATGTACAGAATATTAACCGCGCCTATTACTTCTTCGTATTCTGCGCTACTATGTGCAGTTATAATTTCCACTGGTACCTTACTCCGGCCGATTACTCCGGCTCTGAACGCATCCTGTGGGGAGCAAGACATAAAAATTTACAGTTGGGCTTATGTGCCGTCGGAGCTATTGGCGCGATGTATGGCTTCTGGTTGCTGAAAGCACATTGGCTGGCACTCAGTGGCGCCGCAGTACTTACCTTCCTTTATTCCGCGCCTAAACTGCCCCAGAAAGCCTTTATATGGCTGCGTAAGATTGCGATAGGAAAAACACTCTTCCTGACTACCGTATGGATCTATGTAACCACCGTCATGCCGGTGCTGATAGAACAGATACCTTATTCACATCACCTGTTATTATTTGCCTTACATCGTTTCTTCCTGGTATATGCACTGTGTATCCTCTTCGATTACAGGGACCTGGAATCAGACAAAAAAGAAGGTATCCGGTCGCTGATCACCTGGTTAAGCCCACGTAATCTTAAAAAACTGTACATCACCTCGCTGATACTATCTGCCCTGTTTGCCCTGGCATTATATCCGGTAGATAACTGGTTACTGACAGCCGTGCTGCTGGCGCCGGTATTGATAACAACACTGATTACACGATACACCCTGAAAACCCGCTCTGATCACTATTATTATTTCGTAGTGGACGGCATGGTCATGCTCTCTTCCCTGCTTCACTTTATCATTGCTAACATATAG
- the aroQ gene encoding type II 3-dehydroquinate dehydratase, whose protein sequence is MQIAIINGPNLNLLGKREPGIYGNESFESYFERLKAQYPDVQLTYFQSNIEGEMINHLHEIGFSYDGILLNAGGYTHTSVALRDAISAVKTPVLEIHISNIHAREEFRHKSMIAPVCVGSICGLGMKGYALGIAYFL, encoded by the coding sequence ATGCAGATAGCGATTATCAACGGACCTAATTTAAACCTCCTCGGAAAGCGGGAGCCTGGTATCTATGGAAATGAGTCTTTCGAGTCTTATTTTGAAAGGCTGAAAGCCCAATATCCCGATGTGCAGCTTACTTATTTCCAGAGCAATATCGAAGGTGAAATGATCAATCATCTGCACGAAATAGGTTTTTCCTATGATGGCATCCTGCTCAATGCAGGCGGTTATACACATACCTCTGTAGCCCTGCGGGATGCGATTTCCGCTGTAAAAACACCGGTACTGGAAATTCACATCAGTAATATTCACGCCAGGGAAGAATTCCGTCATAAGAGCATGATCGCGCCTGTTTGCGTAGGTAGCATCTGCGGACTGGGAATGAAAGGTTATGCACTGGGCATTGCTTATTTCCTTTGA
- a CDS encoding M42 family metallopeptidase translates to MSKKQKSILSKEALTFLRTYLNNPSPTGFEKEGQKLWLEYLKPYIDEQYVDAYGSAVGIINPKAPFKVVIEAHADEISWFVNYISPEGLIYVIRNGGSDQQIAPSKRVHIHTEKGIVKAVFGWPAIHTRLRSTEGKDPQPKVENIFLDCGARNRKEVEDLGIHVGCVVTFEDGFEELNYDYFICRALDNRIGGFMIAEVARMLKEKKQKLPFGLYIVNAVQEEVGLRGAEMIAKRIKPDVAIITDVTHDSTTPMINKNIEGEIRCGAGPSITYGPAVHNILRDLIIDTAKKNDIPFQRHAVSRSTGTDTDAFAYSNDGTPSALISIPLRYMHTTVEMIKKDDIENTIQLIYQTLLNITPKTNFKYL, encoded by the coding sequence ATGTCTAAAAAGCAAAAATCCATACTCAGCAAAGAGGCGCTTACGTTCCTGAGGACTTACCTCAATAATCCATCCCCTACCGGGTTTGAGAAAGAAGGACAGAAATTGTGGCTGGAATACCTGAAGCCATATATTGACGAGCAATACGTGGATGCTTATGGGTCGGCAGTCGGCATTATCAATCCTAAAGCCCCGTTTAAAGTGGTGATAGAAGCACATGCTGACGAGATCTCCTGGTTTGTCAATTACATTTCCCCTGAAGGTTTAATATATGTTATCCGCAATGGTGGCTCCGATCAGCAGATCGCACCTTCCAAACGTGTACACATCCATACAGAAAAAGGCATTGTAAAAGCTGTGTTTGGCTGGCCGGCAATTCATACCCGCCTGCGTAGTACAGAAGGTAAAGATCCACAGCCAAAAGTGGAAAACATCTTCCTGGATTGCGGCGCACGCAACCGTAAAGAGGTAGAAGACCTGGGTATCCATGTTGGCTGTGTAGTGACTTTCGAAGATGGCTTCGAGGAACTGAACTATGACTACTTCATTTGCCGCGCACTGGACAACCGTATCGGTGGTTTTATGATCGCGGAAGTAGCCCGTATGCTGAAAGAAAAGAAACAGAAGCTGCCATTCGGATTGTACATTGTTAACGCTGTACAGGAAGAAGTAGGATTACGTGGCGCTGAGATGATCGCTAAAAGGATCAAACCTGATGTAGCCATCATTACAGACGTAACACATGACAGTACAACGCCGATGATCAATAAGAACATCGAAGGGGAGATCCGTTGCGGTGCAGGTCCGAGTATCACTTATGGTCCTGCGGTACACAACATTCTCCGTGACCTGATCATCGACACCGCTAAAAAGAACGATATTCCGTTCCAGCGTCATGCAGTAAGCCGCAGCACCGGTACTGATACAGATGCTTTTGCTTATTCCAATGACGGAACGCCATCTGCCCTGATCAGCATTCCATTACGTTATATGCATACGACTGTGGAAATGATCAAGAAGGATGATATCGAAAACACCATCCAGCTGATCTACCAGACGCTGTTGAACATCACGCCAAAAACAAACTTCAAATACCTGTAA
- a CDS encoding DMT family transporter → MKKALIQLHLSVFLAGFTGILGKLITLNEGMLVWYRLLFTIITLYILFRWRGMLTKLNFKQILPIGLTGMVVVLHWLFFYASIKYSNVSIAVVCFALTSLFTALFDPLINRGRLDKTELLLSGITLLGIFMIFHFDTQYRTAIILGIISAMFAALFTIFNKRLIVKYDPPTITFYELTAGFIGLTILLPAYLYFFPQPLALPSTADLSYLLILAWACTVGMYMLMMNALTKISPFTVNLSFNLEPVYSIVIAFMLFHENKQLTYAFYIGLACIILSVALQMTRVARTLKHSHA, encoded by the coding sequence ATGAAAAAAGCACTGATACAATTACACCTGTCGGTATTTCTGGCAGGTTTTACGGGTATATTGGGTAAACTGATTACACTGAATGAGGGAATGCTGGTCTGGTATAGACTACTTTTCACCATCATAACACTTTACATACTCTTCCGCTGGAGGGGTATGCTCACCAAACTGAATTTCAAACAGATCCTTCCGATCGGACTGACAGGTATGGTTGTCGTATTACACTGGTTGTTTTTTTACGCCAGTATCAAATACTCCAACGTGTCTATTGCCGTGGTCTGCTTTGCGCTGACCAGCCTGTTTACCGCCCTTTTTGATCCCCTCATCAATCGTGGCCGGCTGGACAAGACGGAATTATTACTGAGCGGTATTACCCTGCTGGGTATCTTCATGATCTTTCATTTTGATACACAATACCGTACTGCGATCATTCTCGGTATCATTTCCGCGATGTTTGCAGCGCTCTTCACCATCTTCAATAAACGCCTGATCGTCAAGTACGATCCGCCTACCATCACGTTTTACGAACTGACAGCCGGATTCATCGGTCTGACCATCCTGCTGCCTGCGTACCTGTATTTCTTCCCGCAGCCACTGGCTTTGCCTTCTACAGCAGACCTGAGCTACCTGCTGATACTTGCCTGGGCCTGTACGGTAGGGATGTATATGCTGATGATGAATGCACTCACAAAGATATCTCCGTTTACAGTAAACCTCTCCTTTAACCTGGAGCCGGTATACAGTATCGTCATCGCTTTTATGCTCTTTCATGAGAATAAACAGCTGACCTACGCTTTTTATATCGGATTGGCTTGCATCATTTTATCGGTAGCATTACAGATGACGCGGGTTGCGCGCACCCTGAAACATTCTCATGCCTGA
- the ytxJ gene encoding bacillithiol system redox-active protein YtxJ: MNWIPLTTETQLSEIKESSVTKPVVIFKHSTRCSISAVAKSRLERAAAPETISFYYLDLIKFRDISNRIAADFNVEHESPQVLLIRNGECVYDESHSGISMDEIVDHSN, encoded by the coding sequence ATGAACTGGATACCACTTACGACAGAAACACAGTTATCCGAAATAAAGGAATCATCAGTAACCAAACCGGTAGTTATCTTCAAACATAGCACGCGTTGTTCAATCAGTGCAGTAGCTAAATCCAGACTGGAAAGAGCTGCCGCGCCGGAAACGATCTCCTTTTATTACCTGGATCTGATCAAATTCAGAGACATTTCAAACAGGATCGCAGCTGATTTCAATGTAGAACATGAATCACCGCAGGTTTTGCTGATCCGTAACGGGGAATGCGTGTATGATGAAAGCCACAGTGGCATCTCGATGGATGAAATTGTGGACCATTCAAATTAA
- a CDS encoding prolyl oligopeptidase family serine peptidase: MKKLMCVAAFSGLSLLTYAQQPAKKPLDHSVYDGWQSISNKAISNNGQWIVYTVNPQEGDASLFIYNNKTKQRLEVPRGANPVITEDSRYAIFSIKAPFAVTRQAKIKKKKPSEMPKDSLGIVTLGNNNVYKVPAVRSFKTPEKGTGVLAYLKEKPQADTTSGHLVIYYLDKQTADTIRNVQDYIFSKPGNRLLAEVVTEKKDSLSRSAVLLWNVAAHKADTISRGAALRKQFAFDEKGEQAAWCSSRDSVKALQQFYSLYYYRPGQDSGVITADKTNRSFPANWSVSPDGKVWFSENGQRLFFGTAPILPPKDTNIVDFEVARVDIWNYQDDYLQPMQLKNLDKDLKKSYQAVYYPGTQKVLQLADKDMENIQLANRGNSPYALGYTDKGQRVAMQWTGHSLKTSYLVNLENGNRKMLQENLDSVSRISPAGRYITWYNLQQKQWYAYETSTGTTRNITEKIPVSLSEEDDDHPDMPAPYGMAGWLEDDKAVYIYDRFDIWQVDPSGKVAPQLLTAGYGREQKLRFRYVQLDKEERFFTPGQALLLETFNETTKENGFYTTFSTFKKVPVKPELLVMGPYTFGDPIKAENAPDYIFTKSSYVLSPDLYTGTSLAKAEQISHINPQQQEYNWGTAELFKWTAYNGKPAEGILYKPENFDSTKKYPVLLYFYEKLSDGLYSYNPPAPTPSRLNISFFVSRGYLVLAPDVTYENGHPGQGAYDYIVSGARAVATHPWADSLNMGIQGQSWGGYQVAYLITRTSLFKAAWAGAPVANMTSAYGGIRWESGMNRQFQYERSQSRIGATLWDKPELYIENSPLFHLPKVTTPLAIMSNDADGAVPWYQGIELFTGLRRLGKQVWMLNYNNEAHNLVQRQNRKDIQRREQQFFDHFLKNAPAPEWMQTGVPATEKGKNWGWETGPSAQ, translated from the coding sequence ATGAAAAAACTCATGTGTGTAGCGGCCTTTTCCGGCCTCTCCCTACTGACCTATGCGCAACAACCAGCGAAAAAGCCACTGGACCATTCCGTATACGATGGCTGGCAAAGTATCAGTAATAAAGCAATCAGTAATAACGGACAATGGATTGTGTATACAGTCAATCCGCAGGAAGGTGATGCTTCTCTCTTCATCTACAATAACAAAACCAAACAACGCCTGGAAGTGCCACGCGGCGCTAATCCTGTGATCACAGAAGATAGCCGCTATGCTATTTTCTCTATCAAGGCGCCTTTTGCAGTAACCAGACAGGCAAAGATCAAAAAGAAAAAGCCGTCAGAAATGCCCAAAGACTCCCTGGGTATTGTCACCCTCGGTAATAACAATGTCTATAAGGTACCCGCTGTACGCTCCTTCAAAACACCTGAAAAAGGTACCGGCGTACTGGCTTATCTGAAGGAGAAACCACAGGCAGATACCACCAGCGGTCACCTGGTAATCTATTACCTGGATAAGCAGACAGCAGATACAATCCGCAACGTACAGGACTACATCTTCAGCAAACCGGGCAACCGCCTGCTGGCAGAAGTTGTCACCGAGAAAAAAGACTCCCTCTCCCGTTCCGCCGTGTTACTGTGGAACGTGGCAGCACATAAAGCAGATACCATCAGTCGCGGAGCCGCTTTACGCAAACAATTCGCCTTTGATGAAAAAGGCGAACAGGCAGCCTGGTGCAGTTCCCGTGATAGCGTAAAAGCCCTGCAACAGTTCTATTCCCTGTATTACTACCGTCCCGGACAGGATAGCGGTGTGATCACAGCAGATAAAACCAACCGCTCCTTCCCTGCCAACTGGTCTGTAAGTCCGGATGGGAAAGTTTGGTTCAGCGAAAACGGTCAGCGCCTGTTCTTTGGTACCGCGCCGATCCTGCCGCCAAAAGATACCAACATCGTAGATTTTGAAGTGGCCAGAGTTGATATCTGGAACTATCAGGATGATTATCTGCAACCGATGCAGCTGAAAAACCTGGATAAGGACCTGAAAAAAAGCTATCAGGCAGTGTACTATCCGGGTACACAGAAGGTATTGCAGCTCGCCGATAAAGACATGGAAAATATCCAGCTGGCCAACAGGGGCAATAGCCCTTATGCGCTGGGATATACTGATAAAGGACAACGTGTGGCGATGCAATGGACAGGTCATTCTCTGAAGACTTCCTACCTCGTCAACCTGGAAAACGGTAACCGCAAAATGCTGCAGGAAAACCTGGACAGCGTTAGCCGTATTTCTCCGGCAGGCCGTTATATCACCTGGTATAATCTCCAGCAGAAACAATGGTATGCGTACGAAACAAGTACCGGCACTACCCGCAACATCACAGAGAAAATACCGGTTTCTCTTTCTGAAGAAGACGACGATCATCCGGACATGCCTGCTCCATACGGCATGGCAGGATGGCTGGAAGATGATAAAGCCGTTTACATCTATGACCGTTTCGATATCTGGCAGGTAGATCCATCCGGGAAAGTAGCGCCACAGCTGCTGACCGCTGGATATGGCCGCGAGCAGAAACTGCGTTTCCGTTATGTACAACTGGATAAAGAAGAACGTTTCTTTACACCGGGACAGGCATTATTGCTGGAAACCTTCAATGAAACCACTAAAGAAAACGGTTTCTATACCACATTCAGCACCTTCAAAAAGGTGCCTGTAAAACCGGAATTACTGGTAATGGGACCATATACTTTCGGCGATCCCATAAAGGCAGAAAATGCGCCTGATTATATCTTCACGAAATCAAGCTATGTACTGTCACCTGACCTGTATACCGGTACTTCACTGGCGAAGGCAGAGCAGATCAGTCATATCAATCCGCAACAACAGGAATATAACTGGGGCACCGCTGAACTGTTCAAATGGACAGCTTACAACGGCAAACCGGCAGAGGGTATCCTCTACAAACCGGAAAACTTTGACAGCACAAAGAAATATCCTGTACTGCTGTATTTCTATGAGAAGTTATCCGACGGATTATACAGTTACAACCCACCAGCCCCTACTCCATCGAGATTGAACATCTCTTTCTTTGTAAGCCGTGGTTACCTCGTGCTGGCGCCGGATGTGACGTATGAAAATGGTCACCCGGGTCAGGGCGCTTATGACTATATCGTAAGTGGCGCAAGAGCAGTAGCCACACATCCTTGGGCTGACAGTCTGAACATGGGTATCCAGGGACAGAGCTGGGGCGGCTACCAGGTGGCCTACCTGATCACCCGTACTTCTTTGTTCAAAGCAGCATGGGCAGGTGCACCGGTAGCGAATATGACCAGTGCTTATGGCGGTATCCGCTGGGAAAGCGGTATGAACCGTCAGTTCCAGTATGAGCGTTCTCAGAGCCGTATTGGTGCGACATTGTGGGACAAACCGGAACTCTACATAGAGAACTCTCCTTTGTTCCATCTGCCAAAAGTAACGACGCCACTGGCAATCATGAGTAACGATGCAGATGGTGCAGTACCCTGGTATCAGGGTATCGAGCTGTTCACCGGTCTGCGCAGACTGGGCAAACAGGTATGGATGCTGAACTATAACAATGAAGCACACAACCTGGTACAGCGCCAGAACAGAAAAGATATTCAACGCCGCGAGCAGCAGTTCTTTGATCACTTCCTGAAAAATGCACCTGCGCCGGAGTGGATGCAGACAGGTGTACCGGCAACGGAAAAAGGAAAGAACTGGGGTTGGGAAACCGGCCCAAGCGCACAATAA
- a CDS encoding UbiX family flavin prenyltransferase → MKHRIVVAVTGASGSIYARQLLNKLQAASAQTDQIALVMTNNARTVWETELGTDDYKQLPFKIYTQQDFHAPFASGSGRFDTMIICPCSMGTLGRIATGISNDLITRAADVVLKERRKLICVVRETPYNLMHIKNMLAVTEAGGIICPATPSFYSVPKSIEEVAATVVDRVLDLAGIEQQTFRWGGE, encoded by the coding sequence ATGAAACATCGTATAGTTGTAGCGGTTACAGGGGCCAGCGGATCCATTTACGCCCGGCAATTACTGAATAAATTACAGGCGGCATCCGCACAGACCGACCAGATAGCGCTGGTGATGACCAATAATGCCCGTACCGTTTGGGAAACAGAGCTGGGAACAGACGATTACAAGCAATTGCCTTTTAAAATATACACCCAACAGGACTTCCATGCACCTTTTGCCTCTGGTTCCGGCAGGTTTGATACCATGATCATCTGCCCCTGTTCAATGGGCACCCTGGGGCGTATCGCCACGGGCATCTCCAATGACCTGATCACCCGTGCAGCGGATGTCGTACTCAAGGAAAGAAGAAAACTGATCTGCGTTGTCAGGGAAACGCCTTATAACCTGATGCATATTAAAAATATGCTGGCAGTAACAGAAGCCGGTGGGATCATTTGTCCGGCTACGCCTTCTTTTTACAGCGTACCCAAGTCAATAGAAGAAGTAGCGGCGACCGTCGTAGACCGGGTGCTTGATCTGGCAGGAATTGAACAACAGACCTTCCGCTGGGGCGGAGAGTAG
- a CDS encoding 3'-5' exonuclease, which produces MPSLQLKRPLAVIDLETTGTNVATDRIIEIAIIKVFPDKSVQTKVKRIHPGMPIPPASTAIHGISDEDIKDCPTFKQCANELRQYMENCDLAGYNSNRFDIPLLVEEFLRAGLDFDTKDRRFIDVQKIFHLMEKRTLSAAYKFYCDKDLTNAHSAEADALATYEILEAQLSRYEQLQAEVAPLAEFTKEDDYVDFARRMVVQNGVEMFNFGKYKGRAVREVLKIEPQYYDWMMKADFPLNTKQKLTEIYHSMMLKKI; this is translated from the coding sequence ATGCCCTCTTTGCAACTTAAAAGGCCGCTGGCCGTAATTGATCTGGAGACGACCGGTACCAACGTGGCTACGGACCGTATTATTGAAATTGCTATTATCAAAGTGTTCCCTGACAAGTCTGTTCAGACAAAAGTCAAAAGGATACACCCAGGCATGCCTATTCCTCCGGCCTCCACTGCCATCCATGGTATCAGTGACGAGGATATTAAGGATTGTCCGACGTTCAAACAATGCGCAAATGAATTGCGTCAGTACATGGAAAACTGTGATCTGGCCGGATATAATTCCAACCGTTTCGATATCCCCCTGCTGGTAGAAGAATTCCTCCGTGCAGGTCTCGATTTTGATACAAAAGACCGTAGATTCATCGACGTACAGAAGATATTCCACCTGATGGAAAAACGTACGCTGAGCGCTGCTTACAAGTTCTATTGCGATAAAGACCTTACAAATGCGCATAGCGCAGAAGCAGATGCCCTCGCTACCTATGAGATCCTGGAAGCACAGTTGAGCCGTTACGAGCAGCTGCAGGCTGAAGTAGCGCCACTGGCCGAATTCACCAAAGAAGACGATTATGTTGACTTTGCCAGAAGAATGGTTGTACAGAATGGAGTGGAAATGTTCAATTTTGGTAAATATAAAGGCCGTGCAGTACGGGAAGTACTCAAAATTGAGCCACAGTACTATGATTGGATGATGAAAGCTGATTTTCCGCTCAATACCAAGCAGAAACTCACAGAGATCTACCATAGTATGATGTTAAAAAAGATTTAA
- a CDS encoding UDP-N-acetylmuramate--L-alanine ligase, with the protein MAKVHFIAVGGSVMHQLAIALKIKGYQVTGSDDEIYEPAKGNLLQTGILPASMGWDESRITADLDAVILGMHARADNPELIKAKELGLKIYSFPEYIYQESQQKNRVVVGGSHGKTTTTAMIMHVLQQSGQAFDYLVGARLAGFPQSVNITDAPVIVCEGDEYPASVIEKRPKFHFLHPHIAVLTGIAWDHINVFPTFENYLEQFAIFLRTMKAGHTLIYNNTDPELVKLVKAEGLHLKLVPYDIPQHQINNGVTTVHFGDQQTELEVFGDHNLLNMHAARLVCNELGISDEVFLKAIATFKGAAKRLELVGKNEHCAIYRDFAHAPSKVKATISALRDQYPQRKLIGVLELHTYSSLNADFMVQYQGCMDKADIPVVFYSKHALEIKRMPELMPDVVAQGFGRADLEIFTSREHLTAFLDKQEYKDANLLMMSSGDYEGLDVNSLKKYL; encoded by the coding sequence ATGGCAAAAGTACATTTTATCGCTGTGGGTGGCAGTGTGATGCACCAGTTAGCAATCGCATTGAAAATCAAAGGTTACCAGGTAACTGGCAGTGACGACGAGATTTACGAGCCTGCGAAAGGCAATCTGCTGCAGACAGGCATTTTACCGGCATCGATGGGTTGGGATGAAAGCCGTATTACGGCAGACCTTGACGCTGTTATCCTGGGTATGCACGCACGCGCAGACAACCCTGAACTGATCAAAGCAAAGGAGCTCGGATTGAAGATCTACTCCTTCCCTGAATATATCTACCAGGAAAGCCAGCAGAAAAACAGAGTCGTCGTGGGTGGCAGTCATGGTAAAACGACTACCACGGCGATGATCATGCATGTACTGCAACAGTCCGGTCAGGCATTTGACTACCTGGTAGGAGCACGTCTGGCAGGTTTTCCACAGTCGGTGAATATCACTGATGCGCCTGTGATCGTTTGTGAAGGAGATGAATACCCGGCTTCCGTTATTGAAAAACGTCCGAAGTTTCACTTCCTGCACCCGCACATCGCCGTACTGACCGGCATTGCCTGGGATCACATCAATGTATTCCCTACGTTTGAAAATTATCTTGAGCAGTTCGCCATCTTCCTTCGCACGATGAAAGCCGGCCATACGCTCATTTATAACAATACTGACCCGGAACTGGTTAAACTGGTAAAGGCGGAAGGTCTGCACCTGAAACTCGTTCCTTACGATATTCCTCAACATCAGATCAACAATGGGGTTACCACTGTTCACTTCGGCGACCAACAGACCGAACTGGAAGTTTTTGGCGACCATAACCTGCTGAATATGCATGCTGCCCGTCTCGTTTGTAACGAACTGGGTATCAGCGATGAAGTATTCCTGAAAGCGATCGCTACCTTTAAAGGAGCCGCTAAACGACTGGAACTGGTGGGTAAAAATGAGCACTGCGCGATCTATCGTGACTTTGCACATGCCCCATCTAAGGTGAAAGCAACCATCAGCGCACTGCGTGACCAGTATCCGCAACGCAAACTGATCGGCGTACTGGAATTGCACACTTACAGTAGTCTGAATGCAGACTTCATGGTACAATACCAGGGTTGTATGGACAAGGCCGATATACCGGTGGTGTTCTACAGCAAACACGCACTGGAGATCAAACGTATGCCGGAACTGATGCCCGATGTAGTGGCACAGGGCTTTGGCCGCGCAGACCTGGAGATCTTCACCAGCAGAGAGCATTTAACTGCATTCCTGGATAAACAGGAGTATAAAGACGCGAACCTGCTGATGATGAGTTCGGGTGATTATGAAGGATTGGACGTAAATTCGCTGAAAAAGTATCTATAA